A genomic region of Canis aureus isolate CA01 chromosome 16, VMU_Caureus_v.1.0, whole genome shotgun sequence contains the following coding sequences:
- the HEXIM2 gene encoding LOW QUALITY PROTEIN: protein HEXIM2 (The sequence of the model RefSeq protein was modified relative to this genomic sequence to represent the inferred CDS: deleted 1 base in 1 codon) → MALVYWGKMVGAPRSPPSGPPAARHARRTRGQSWDLRPPPRRQPLEPGVAPTSPVGAGAPPRRAPPPYPGRMGKHLLKDLEQKKVATPNQPTNTESPAALEEAKTPGAPGSPQTPPEPHDPGSSLPLTPRIESHSEEEDSPGAGRGLGWNSRGSRTQSPGGSSVEAVLGRKKHRRRPSKRKRHWRPYLELSWAEKQQRDERQSQRASRIREEMFAKGQPVAPYNTTQFLMNDRDPEEPNLEVPHGASHPGSSGESEAGEGDGQGRAHGEFQQRDFSEAYERYHTESLQGRSKQELVRDYLDLERRLSQAEEETRRLKQLRGYTSQQPCCQVEELAAEVERLRTENLRLRQENAMWNREGSRGKGEPDT, encoded by the exons ATGGCCTTGGTGTACTGGGGGAAGATGGTGGGCGCACCCCGCTCTCCGCCCTCGGGGCCTCCAGCCGCCCGCCACGCCAGAAGGACGCGCGGCCAGAGCTGGGACCTCCGCCCTCCCCCTCGGCGCCAGCCTTTGGAACCTGGCGTCGCCCCCACCTCGCCCGTCGGAGCGGGGGCCCCGCCACGCCGGGCCCCGCCGCCATACCCAGGccgcatgggg AAGCATCTGCTGAAAGATTTGGAGCAGAAGAAGGTGGCTACTCCGAACCAG CCAACTAATACAGAGTCACCAGCAGCCCTGGAGGAGGCCAAG ACCCCTGGTGCTCCTGGGAGCCCCCAAACACCCCCTGAGCCTCATGACCCTGGTAGTTCCCTGCCCCTGACCCCCCGGATAGAGAGCCACTCTGAGGAGGAAGATTCCCCTGGGGCTGGCAGGGGCCTAGGCTGGAACAGCAGGGGCTCCCGGACCCAGAGCCCAGGGGGCAGCTCTGTGGAAGCTGTGCTGGGCCGGAAGAAGCACCGCAGGAGGCCTTCCAAACGCAAACGCCACTGGCGCCCCTATCTGGAGCTGAGCTGGGCAGAGAAGCAGCAGCGGGatgagaggcagagccagagggcCTCCCGGATCCGTGAGGAGATGTTTGCCAAAGGCCAGCCTGTGGCACCCTACAACACCACCCAGTTTCTGATGAATGACCGGGATCCTGAAGAGCCCAACCTGGAAGTGCCCCACGGGGCCTCCCACCCAGGCTCCAGCGGGGAGAGCGAGGCAGGGGAAGGTGACGGGCAGGGCCGGGCTCATGGGGAGTTCCAGCAGAGGGACTTCTCTGAGGCCTACGAGCGTTACCACACCGAGAGTCTGCAGGGCCGCAGCAAGCAGGAGCTGGTCCGAGACTACCTGGATCTGGAGAGGCGGCTGTCACAGGCAGAAGAGGAGACCAGGAGGCTGAAGCAGCTGCGGGGGTACACCAGCCAGCAGCCCTGCTGCCAGGTGGAGGAGCTGGCTGCAGAGGTCGAGAGGCTCAGGACAGAGAACCTACGGCTGCGGCAGGAGAATGCCATGTGGAACCGGGAGGGCAGCCGCGGCAAGGGGGAGCCAGACACCTAG
- the HEXIM1 gene encoding protein HEXIM1 — protein MAEPLLSEYQHQPQTSNCTGAVAVHDERNPDRPPGAEERVPEKDSRWQSRASPQSGGRPGQEGEGSLGPQPPPLQTPVRPEPSCPEAGKKGQNGDDLSAGGASPPAAGGEPKPEAEPLAQPCLDSEANKLGAPAAGGEEAWGQQQRQLGKKKHRRRPSKKKRHWKPYYKLTWEEKKKFDEKQSLRASRIRAEMFAKGQPVAPYNTTQFLMDDHDQEEPDLKTGLYPKRAAAKSDDTSDEDFMEEAGEEDGGSDGMGGDGSEFLQRDFSETYERYHAESLQNMSKQELIKEYLELEKCLSRMEDENNRLRLESKRLGGDDARVRELELELDRLRAENLQLLTENELHRQQERAPLSKFGD, from the coding sequence ATGGCCGAGCCACTCTTGTCAGAATACCAGCACCAGCCTCAAACTAGCAACTGTACAGGTGCTGTTGCTGTTCACGATGAGCGGAACCCCGATCGCCCCCCTGGCGCGGAGGAGCGCGTGCCCGAGAAGGACAGTAGGTGGCAATCGAGAGCGTCCCCCCAGTCGGGTGGCCGTccggggcaggagggggaagggagctTGGGGCCGCAGCCACCACCCCTGCAGACCCCGGTCCGTCCAGAACCTAGCTGTCCGGAAGCAGGCAAGAAGGGCCAGAATGGGGACGACTTGTCTGCTGGCGGAGCCTCCCCGCCGGCAGCTGGGGGGGAACCGAAGCCCGAGGCCGAGCCTCTCGCACAGCCATGTCTTGATTCCGAGGCCAACAAGTTGGGGGCTCCTGCTGCGGGGGGCGAGGAGGCGTGGGGACAGCAGCAGAGACAGCTGGGCAAGAAAAAACATAGGAGACGCCCCTCCAAGAAGAAGCGGCATTGGAAACCGTACTACAAGCTAAcctgggaggagaagaaaaagttcGACGAAAAACAGAGCCTGCGAGCTTCAAGGATTCGAGCTGAGATGTTCGCCAAGGGCCAGCCAGTAGCACCCTATAACACCACGCAGTTCCTCATGGATGATCACGACCAGGAAGAGCCGGATCTCAAAACAGGTCTCTACCCCAAGCGGGCAGCTGCCAAATCCGACGACACTAGCGATGAGGACTTCATGGAAGAAGCGGGCGAGGAGGATGGGGGCAGCGACGGGATGGGAGGAGACGGCAGCGAGTTTCTGCAGCGGGACTTCTCGGAGACCTATGAGCGGTACCACGCGGAGAGTCTGCAGAACATGAGCAAGCAGGAGCTCATCAAAGAGTACCTGGAGCTGGAGAAGTGCCTCTCACGCATGGAGGACGAGAATAACCGGCTGCGGCTGGAAAGCAAGCGGCTGGGCGGCGACGACGCGCGCGTgcgggagctggagctggagctggaccGGCTGCGCGCCGAGAACCTCCAGCTGCTGACGGAGAACGAACTGCATCGGCAGCAGGAGCGAGCGCCGCTGTCCAAGTTTGGAGACTAG